In Miscanthus floridulus cultivar M001 chromosome 8, ASM1932011v1, whole genome shotgun sequence, the sequence TCAGCAAGTGTCGCGTAGGACACGCCGCCGGGCCGGAGCACGCTCGCCGCTGCCTCCCGGAGCTCCTCCACCTTGGCGCGCGCCGCCGCTCCCTTCTCGCCGTGCATCATCTCCTTGACAACCTCGGCGATGTCTTCTGCGAGGATCATCCCGTCGGCGCCGCGGGCCCGAGGCCTGAGTGCCGCCCGGGTCTCCTCGCACAGCAGCACGGCGTTCTGCCTCTGCTCGGCGTACAGCGGCCATGCCACCATGGGCACCCCGCTCACCACGCTCTCCAGCACCGAGTTCCAGCCGCAGTGCGTCAGCATTGCCATGGTGGCGCGATGCGCGAGGACCCTCGCCTGCGGCGCCCACGACGGCACCACGAGGCCCGTCGCCTTGGTCCTCTCCACGAACCCGCCGGGTAGGTGGCTCAGCGGGTCGTCCCTGCTTTTCAACCCGTCGTAGTAGCTCTCCCCGGGGTTAGCGCCGGCGCCGGCAGCGTAGGCGTCGGCGTCGATGGGGCTCCTCACCACCCACAGGAACCGCGCCCCGGACAGCTCCAGCCCGCGCGCCAGCTCGCGTGTCTGCGCCGCGGACAGCGCGCTGCCGCTGCCGAACGACACAAACAGCACCGACCGCTCCGGCTGCGCGTCCAGCCACTCCACGCAACCGGTGTCGTCGCCGTCGTCAGCGGTCGTCGCCCGCCGTGTGATGGGCCCGACCGGGTACACCGGCGGGCGCCACGGCTCGGGCCGGCGGAGCACGGCCGCGGCGCCGGGCTCGGCGGCGTCGAACGTGTTCACCAGTATGCCGTCCGCGTCGCGGTACCGCTCGCCGTGGTGCACCATCCACCGGCACGCGTCGCTGGCCCGGTCCTGGAGCGGCTGTAGGATGTCGGCGCCAGGGACCGACACGCAGCCGGGGAGCCTGACGGGCTCCGTCATGTCGCGGAACTCGCCTCCGCCTTCAACGGCGGCGAGTTCCGCGTCGAGGCGCGGGAGGTGGAGCATCAGCGAGAGCATGAGGAGGTTGGACGGGAAGAAGAGGTACCCCGGCACCCCGGCGTCGCGCGCCGCGCGCAGCGTGTCGGCGCTGAAGAGGTCGGCGACGAACGCGACGAGGTTGCCCGTCCGGGATTTGAGATCCTTAAGCACCATCGTGAGCGCCGGGACGGACCGCTGCGCCTCGACGGAGAGGAGAGTCTCGATGGCGGAGCCCGCGGGGAGGTCGTCGAGCGGAACGGTCGGGAGCGACGCAGCGCCCATGGCCGGCGGCAGGGACGCCAGGAGGGCGCGCTGCGCGGCGGAGTCAGAGCTGGCGTAGGTGAGCACGGTGGCTGTGAAGCCGTGCGCCTCGTGCAGCCGGCGCGCCAGCTCGGCCAGCGGCGCCACGTGGCCCATGCCCGGCGACGAGAGCAGCGCCACGTGGGGCGGCGCCTCGGCCGTCGCGGCGTTGGTCTCGCCGCCGTCGCACATCGCCGCAGAGGGAGTAGTAGCTAGATGAGGTGACCAGGTGGTTAGTTTTCGTGGAGTGGGATGGATCGGAGGCGTCTGGAGGTGGAAGAGAGATCGTTGGCGCCACCTATATATAACGCGTCAAGCTGGAAAAAAAACTAACTAGTCATAATGTAATAATGCACAACTATCCTAGGGGGTGTTTGTCGCTCCCATCGAATGTTtaacacatacatagagtattaaatatagactatttacgaaactaaatgcacagtttacgattaatttacgagacgaatcttttaagccgaattagtctatgatttgacaatatggtgctaccataaacatgtgctaatgatagattaatcaggcttaataaattcgtctcgcggattactgacggattatgtaatttgttttttattagtattcgaacaccccATACGATACCCCTATGTGACACCTCATAAACTTTAGTCACTAGgtacaaacaccccctaagtacaatagattatcagcctgttcggcaggccgtaaacgatagtggattatttactgctggttggtttggtgtgagagaaaaatattgttccagcttataatctacgatcgtatacgagcaagcgaacagactgtATCTTATTCaactaatctatatctatatatatacttAATAATAAAGAGATAAAATTTCAAGTTATTTTTTCCGTCCATCGTCCCCTAACTAATTTCGTGAATATGAAAAATATCTCTCTTCACGTCTGTCTGTATAGCTCTCAAGTCTTATATATACATGACATTATCTTGAAAGAATC encodes:
- the LOC136471046 gene encoding UDP-glycosyltransferase 72B1-like, with protein sequence MCDGGETNAATAEAPPHVALLSSPGMGHVAPLAELARRLHEAHGFTATVLTYASSDSAAQRALLASLPPAMGAASLPTVPLDDLPAGSAIETLLSVEAQRSVPALTMVLKDLKSRTGNLVAFVADLFSADTLRAARDAGVPGYLFFPSNLLMLSLMLHLPRLDAELAAVEGGGEFRDMTEPVRLPGCVSVPGADILQPLQDRASDACRWMVHHGERYRDADGILVNTFDAAEPGAAAVLRRPEPWRPPVYPVGPITRRATTADDGDDTGCVEWLDAQPERSVLFVSFGSGSALSAAQTRELARGLELSGARFLWVVRSPIDADAYAAGAGANPGESYYDGLKSRDDPLSHLPGGFVERTKATGLVVPSWAPQARVLAHRATMAMLTHCGWNSVLESVVSGVPMVAWPLYAEQRQNAVLLCEETRAALRPRARGADGMILAEDIAEVVKEMMHGEKGAAARAKVEELREAAASVLRPGGVSYATLAEVVSKWKGATH